The Erpetoichthys calabaricus chromosome 13, fErpCal1.3, whole genome shotgun sequence genome has a window encoding:
- the LOC114663511 gene encoding transcription factor SOX-4-like, with product MVQQTSNTENMEAVLAGESTDSGAMDLGMASSPAPGSTASAGDKMDPAWCKTPSGHIKRPMNAFMVWSQIERRKIMGQSPDMHNAEISKRLGKRWKLLKDSDKIPFIREAERLRLKHMADYPDYKYRPRKKVKSSSSKPVDKVEKANGCTGSGGSTNGSSKSSMKKTSAGKSSGKPHKIVLASKTAFSGQSSHAVATDHYSLHKPRSVSAAKHIPVKKAKRVYIFGGSSHGLSSSAVAVPASPTLSSSAESSDPLSLYEDGAGSSSEAPHSPSEAHQYANMRASSPTPSASHSSASSSHSSSSSSSDEELDDDLLDLNPSPGFDNMSLGSFGSSALDRDLDFNFESGSGSHFEFPDYCTPEVSEMISGDWLESTISNLVFTY from the coding sequence ATGGTACAGCAAACCAGCAACACTGAAAATATGGAAGCGGTGCTGGCAGGAGAGTCCACCGATTCTGGCGCTATGGACCTGGGTATGGCGTCCTCCCCGGCTCCTGGGTCTACAGCGTCTGCGGGGGATAAAATGGACCCGGCCTGGTGTAAAACCCCCAGCGGACACATTAAACGACCCATGAACGCCTTTATGGTGTGGTCGCAGATCGAAAGGCGAAAAATCATGGGGCAGTCGCCTGACATGCACAACGCAGAGATTTCTAAAAGACTGGGTAAGCGCTGGAAGCTACTCAAAGATAGCGACAAGATCCCCTTTATCCGGGAGGCAGAGCGACTCCGGCTCAAACACATGGCAGACTACCCAGACTACAAGTACCGGCCACGGAAGAAGGTCAAGTCGAGCAGCTCCAAGCCGGTGGACAAGGTGGAGAAGGCTAACGGCTGCACTGGCAGCGGCGGCAGCACCAACGGTAGCAGTAAGTCATCAATGAAGAAGACCAGCGCGGGTAAATCGTCCGGTAAGCCGCATAAGATCGTGCTGGCCTCCAAAACTGCATTCTCGGGGCAGAGCTCTCACGCCGTCGCGACAGATCACTATTCCCTGCACAAACCTCGCTCAGTGTCCGCCGCCAAGCACATCCCCGTGAAGAAAGCGAAGCGAGTTTACATCTTCGGGGGTAGCAGCCACGGGCTGAGCTCTTCTGCAGTGGCCGTGCCGGCCAGTCCGACTCTCAGCAGCTCTGCAGAATCCAGCGATCCTCTGAGCCTCTACGAAGACGGGGCCGGCAGCAGCAGCGAGGCACCCCACTCCCCGTCCGAAGCGCACCAGTACGCCAACATGAGGGCATCCTCTCCGACCCCTTCAGCTTCGCACTCCTCCGCATCTTCCTcccattcctcctcctcctcgtcctcGGACGAGGAACTCGACGATGACTTGCTGGACCTGAACCCGAGCCCCGGCTTTGACAACATGTCTTTGGGAAGTTTCGGCTCCTCGGCATTGGACAGAGACCTGGATTTTAACTTTGAATCGGGCTCCGGATCTCATTTTGAGTTCCCCGATTACTGCACCCCGGAGGTGAGCGAAATGATTTCAGGGGACTGGCTCGAGTCGACCATCTCTAACTTGGTATTCACGTATTGA